Proteins from a genomic interval of Gopherus evgoodei ecotype Sinaloan lineage chromosome 7, rGopEvg1_v1.p, whole genome shotgun sequence:
- the PCBP4 gene encoding poly(rC)-binding protein 4 isoform X2, producing MIAFKLEEDLGTGAANGGAVSKPPVTLRLVIPASQCGSLIGKAGAKIKEIRESTGAQVQVAGDLLPNSTERAVTVSGVPDAIIQCVRQICSVILESPPKGATIPYHPCLSLGMALLSASQGFSMQGQYSGGPQAEVTKLQQLSGHPVAFTSLGQAPSLVPGLDASPQSSSQEFLVPNDLIGCIIGRQGSKISEIRQMSGAHIKIGNQSEGSSERHVTITGTPVSITLAQYLIAACLETAKSTSQMPPISSPVDLSMTFSQSLNPSPGPTLTAVAAPPPTLLGGPYAISLSNFIGLKPVPFLTLPPSSAAGHNGSLATYTTKISTANGAKKAERQKFSPY from the exons ATGATCGCCTTCAAACTGGAGGAG GACCTGGGGACAGGAGCCGCCAACGGAGGAGCTGTGTCCAAACCGCCAGTGACACTGCGGCTGGTCATCCCAGCCAGCCAGTGCGGTTCTCTCATTGGCAAAGCTGGTGCCAAAATCAAGGAGATCCGGGAG AGCACGGGAGCACAGGTCCAGGTGGCAGGAGACCTGCTGCCCAATTCCACGGAGCGGGCGGTCACAGTCTCGGGCGTGCCAGACGCCATCATCCAGTGTGTGCGGCAGATCTGCTCAGTCATCCTGGAG TCGCCGCCAAAAGGGGCCACCATTCCCTACCatccctgcctctccctggggATGGCTCTCCTCTCGGCCAGCCAG GGCTTTTCCATGCAGGGCCAGTACAGCGGGGGGCCTCAAGCTGAG GTGACGAAATTGCAGCAACTCTCTGGGCATCCCGTTGCCTTCACCTCTCTGGGCCAGGCACCCTCCCTGGTCCCAG GCCTGGACGCCAGCCCCCAGAGCAGCTCGCAGGAGTTCCTGGTTCCCAATGAC ctGATTGGCTGCATCATTGGCCGCCAGGGCAGCAAGATCAGTGAGATCCGACAGATGTCCGGAGCGCACATCAAAATCGGAAACCAGAGCGAGGGCTCCAGTGAGCGCCATGTGACCATCACGGGGACCCCAGTCAGTATCACTCTTGCCCAGTACCTCATCGCAGCCTG TTTAGAGACAGCCAAATCTACCTCCCAGAtgccccccatctccagccccgTTGACCTCAGCATGACCTTCTCCCAGTCCCTCAATCCATCGCCGGGCCCCACGCTGACAGCGGTagccgcaccccctcccaccttgCTGGGTGGCCCTTACGCCATCTCCCTGTCCAACTTCATCGGCCTCAAGCCTGTCCCCTTCCTGACACTGCCCCCTTCCTCGGCTGCGGGGCACAACGGCAGCCTCGCCACCTACACGACCAAGATCTCCACAGCCAATGGCGCCAAGAAAGCAGAGCGGCAGAAGTTCTCTCCGTACTga
- the PCBP4 gene encoding poly(rC)-binding protein 4 isoform X1 — protein MHSYTMASPDRMSGSDTGLEEPELNITLTLRMLMNGKEVGSIIGKKGETVKRIREQSSARITISEGSCPERITTITGSTDAVFRAVSMIAFKLEEDLGTGAANGGAVSKPPVTLRLVIPASQCGSLIGKAGAKIKEIRESTGAQVQVAGDLLPNSTERAVTVSGVPDAIIQCVRQICSVILESPPKGATIPYHPCLSLGMALLSASQGFSMQGQYSGGPQAEVTKLQQLSGHPVAFTSLGQAPSLVPGLDASPQSSSQEFLVPNDLIGCIIGRQGSKISEIRQMSGAHIKIGNQSEGSSERHVTITGTPVSITLAQYLIAACLETAKSTSQMPPISSPVDLSMTFSQSLNPSPGPTLTAVAAPPPTLLGGPYAISLSNFIGLKPVPFLTLPPSSAAGHNGSLATYTTKISTANGAKKAERQKFSPY, from the exons ATGCATTCCTATACCATGGCGTCACCAGACAGGATGAGTGGCTCAGATACCGGCCTGGAGGAGCCAGAGCTCAACATTACTCTTACCCTCCGGATGCTCATGAACGGGAAG GAGGTTGGTAGCATCATCGGCAAG AAAGGCGAGACTGTTAAGAGGATACGGGAACAA AGCAGCGCCCGGATCACCATCTCTGAGGGATCTTGTCCTGAGCGAATCACCACCATCACAGGATCCACAGATGCTGTCTTCAGAGCCGTCTCCATGATCGCCTTCAAACTGGAGGAG GACCTGGGGACAGGAGCCGCCAACGGAGGAGCTGTGTCCAAACCGCCAGTGACACTGCGGCTGGTCATCCCAGCCAGCCAGTGCGGTTCTCTCATTGGCAAAGCTGGTGCCAAAATCAAGGAGATCCGGGAG AGCACGGGAGCACAGGTCCAGGTGGCAGGAGACCTGCTGCCCAATTCCACGGAGCGGGCGGTCACAGTCTCGGGCGTGCCAGACGCCATCATCCAGTGTGTGCGGCAGATCTGCTCAGTCATCCTGGAG TCGCCGCCAAAAGGGGCCACCATTCCCTACCatccctgcctctccctggggATGGCTCTCCTCTCGGCCAGCCAG GGCTTTTCCATGCAGGGCCAGTACAGCGGGGGGCCTCAAGCTGAG GTGACGAAATTGCAGCAACTCTCTGGGCATCCCGTTGCCTTCACCTCTCTGGGCCAGGCACCCTCCCTGGTCCCAG GCCTGGACGCCAGCCCCCAGAGCAGCTCGCAGGAGTTCCTGGTTCCCAATGAC ctGATTGGCTGCATCATTGGCCGCCAGGGCAGCAAGATCAGTGAGATCCGACAGATGTCCGGAGCGCACATCAAAATCGGAAACCAGAGCGAGGGCTCCAGTGAGCGCCATGTGACCATCACGGGGACCCCAGTCAGTATCACTCTTGCCCAGTACCTCATCGCAGCCTG TTTAGAGACAGCCAAATCTACCTCCCAGAtgccccccatctccagccccgTTGACCTCAGCATGACCTTCTCCCAGTCCCTCAATCCATCGCCGGGCCCCACGCTGACAGCGGTagccgcaccccctcccaccttgCTGGGTGGCCCTTACGCCATCTCCCTGTCCAACTTCATCGGCCTCAAGCCTGTCCCCTTCCTGACACTGCCCCCTTCCTCGGCTGCGGGGCACAACGGCAGCCTCGCCACCTACACGACCAAGATCTCCACAGCCAATGGCGCCAAGAAAGCAGAGCGGCAGAAGTTCTCTCCGTACTga